DNA sequence from the Chitinophaga flava genome:
TTTGTATTCCGAAGGTCTTCTCCTACTCTACCAATTGATAGATCTCAGGCAGGTTACGGCCCAGACCATCATAATCCAATCCATAGCCCAACAGGAATTTATTAGGCACCGAGAATCCCAGATAATCAATTTTAATCGGATGCACCATGGCTTCCGGTTTGGTGAGCAGTGATGCTACCAGCAGTTTTTTAGGTTGCTGGTGTTCCAGCTGTGGCAGGAACTGGCTCAGCGTTTTACCGGTATCCACAATATCTTCCACGATCACCACGGTACGGCCGAAGAGATCTTCATCCAGTCCGATGGCCTGAACTACATTGCCGGTAGATTTGGTTCCTTTATAGGAAGCCAGTTTGATAAAAGATATCTCAGCCGGAATGTTGAGATATTTGAAAAGATCACCGGCAAACATAAAAGAGCCGTTGAGGATGGCAATAAACAGCGGGCGTTCATCTTTCAGGTCCCTGCTC
Encoded proteins:
- the hpt gene encoding hypoxanthine phosphoribosyltransferase, coding for MSVIQVHDKKFQPYIGATELQQRIREMAAEMSRDLKDERPLFIAILNGSFMFAGDLFKYLNIPAEISFIKLASYKGTKSTGNVVQAIGLDEDLFGRTVVIVEDIVDTGKTLSQFLPQLEHQQPKKLLVASLLTKPEAMVHPIKIDYLGFSVPNKFLLGYGLDYDGLGRNLPEIYQLVE